Genomic window (Pongo abelii isolate AG06213 chromosome 4, NHGRI_mPonAbe1-v2.0_pri, whole genome shotgun sequence):
cgtgcccggccgaaaaTATCGAATCTTATTACTCATGAACATTTTGGTGTATTCTCTCCCTCATTTTTACTTCTACATTTCTTACAAAGTCAAAATTGTACCATACATAAAATTTCATATTCAGCTGTTTCAGCACAAAagttgctcatttaaaaaaaaaagtttttaagccTAATTCTAACAGTACATAGTATGTAGATTGTATGTTAATACAATCTcctgtgtgtgtttgcatttctGGTGTTTCAGTAGTGTAAGTAATACACCAGGGCATGTCTTAGAACATAAGGGTTTATCCGCATTTTGGATATTTGTTTTGGAGGGATTTCCAGGGATGAGATGATTGAGTCAAAGGAATGAACATTACCAAGGCTTCTAAATTGGCGAATTGCTTTACAGAAGGCAGCACTGGTTTATGTTCTTACTAGCAGTCCACAGGGGTGTGGGTCTCAGCACACCCTTTCCAGCATTGAATGtgatcatttaaaatatgtatactaatTGGATAGGTAAAACATGAGATCTCATTTGGATATGGGGCCTTCTTGCAGGGAGGCTTTTGTTGACAttcctcccctttctcttcctctgaaCTTTTAGGAAAACCACCAAAGAGAGCCTGGCCGAGACATCCAGTACCATCACTGAGAGCCTCATGGGGATCAGCAGGATGATGGCCCAGCAGGTCCAGCAGAGCGAGGAGGCCATGCAGTCTCTAGGTAAAGCCGGGCCTGGAGTAGGAAGCTTCTCCCAGAGACACTGCTCTAGGGCCCTTGCCCCGGCACCTCCACTCTGGGCTCCTCCACTACAGCCCACACGATGTTTACTGACTTGGGTGGCTTCTCCCTCATGAGATGACTTGACACCGTGGTCTTATCCAGAGTGGGATGTGTTGCTCAtattcctctgtttttttttttttttgagatggagtttcgctcttgttgcccaggttggagtgcaatggcgtgatctcagctcaccgcaacctctgcctcctggtttcaagcaattatcctgccttagccccccaagtagctgggattacaggcatgcaccaccacacccggctaattttgtatttttagtagagatggggtttctccatgttggtcaagctagtcttgaactcccaacctcaggtgatccgcctgcctcagcctcccaaagtgctgggattataggcttgagacaccac
Coding sequences:
- the BNIP1 gene encoding vesicle transport protein SEC20 isoform X4, with amino-acid sequence MAAPQDVHVRICNQEIVKFDLEVKALIQDLEQLAKEQDKESEKQLLLQEVENHKKQMLSNQASWRKANLTCKIAIDNLEKAELLQGGDLLRQRKTTKESLAETSSTITESLMGISRMMAQQVQQSEEAMQSLDGVSLLLPRLECNGVISAHRNLCLLVSSNYPALAPQVAGITGMHHHTRLILYF